In one Choloepus didactylus isolate mChoDid1 chromosome 1, mChoDid1.pri, whole genome shotgun sequence genomic region, the following are encoded:
- the DALRD3 gene encoding DALR anticodon-binding domain-containing protein 3 isoform X1, whose product MATGHVGVGETLGALNAALGPGGPVWFKETRVRHLRARDFLAPRRALQARFGKGQVPEDVVRAIAGLQGPGVAPVLRCAPTPAGLALQLRRPAVFEQVLGAVAAYATPPAATSPGLRVVLHCAALRGAPCALRLSQLRAVLVADYLARVLRARGINVCLVPAVRDPCMQTFLQQLRVDWPAASESASERAATEALRSRALAELPFIQNVGTVTPGILGRVCLKDLVEEQGRAAGYDPNLDNCLVTDDLLSVLVELQEAVQHWPMDSTPGLAGAPGADEDSCMIVHVVSCEEEFQQQKLDLLWWKLDERVPLRQKHLVCGPVKIAGTPGTLTAPEYYKLRYAQVYKASALKHGGDLAQDPSWSEILGVLSVATIKFEMLSTAPQSQLLLALADSSVSTKGTKSGTFVMYNCARLATLFEGYKCSMEQGLYPTFPPVSSLDFSLLHDEGEWLLLFNSVLPFPDLLNQTAALACTAPGLHITARTEMLCKFLVQLSMDFSSYYNRVHVLGVSAQQERGVCGRCRVKAGKAEVEISGPVLLQEPRPHLFGQMFARLQLLRAVREVLHAGLAMLGLPPLSYL is encoded by the exons ATGGCGACAGGGCACGTAGGGGTCGGGGAGACACTGGGGGCCCTGAATGCTGCTCTGGGACCTGGTGGTCCTGTGTGGTTCAAGGAGACGCGCGTACGACACCTGCGCGCCCGAGACTTCCTGGCTCCGCGGAGAGCGCTGCAGGCGCGCTTCGGGAAGGGGCAG GTTCCCGAGGACGTGGTCCGTGCCATCGCCGGCCTGCAGGGCCCCGGCGTAGCCCCGGTGCTGCGCTGCGCTCCAACCCCCGCTGGCCTTGCGCTCCAGCTACGGCGGCCAGCTGTCTTTGAGCAAGTTCTAGGCGCTGTGGCCGCCTACGCTACGCCCCCTGCGGCGACCTCACCGGGTCTGCGAGTGGTCCTGCACTGCGCTGCGCTACGCGGTGCTCCTTGCGCTCTCCGCCTGAGCCAGCTGCGTGCGGTGCTCGTGGCTGATTACTTGGCACGAGTTCTGCGCGCTCGCGG GATTAATGTGTGCCTAGTGCCCGCTGTGCGAGATCCGTGCATGCAGACCTTCCTGCAACAACTCCGGGTAGACTGGCCGGCTGCCTCGGAGAGCGCGTCGGAAAGAGCAGCCACGGAAGCCCTGAGAAGCCGTGCACTTGCAGAGCTTCCTTTTATCCAAAACGTGGGGACTGTGACTCCTGGCATTCTGGGCAGAGTGTGTCTAAAGGACCTGGTGGAAGAGCAGGGGCGTGCAGCTGGCTATGACCCCAACCTGGACAACTGTTTGG TTACTGATGATCTGCTCTCGGTGCTGGTTGAGCTGCAGGAGGCTGTGCAGCATTGGCCTATGGACAGCACTCCAGGCCTG GCTGGGGCCCCAGGTGCTGATGAAGACAGCTGCATGATTGTACACGTGGTGAGCTGCGAGGAGGAGTTCCAGCAACAAAAGTTGGACCTGCTTTGGTGGAAGTTGGATGAACGGGTTCCTCTCAGACAG AAACATCTGGTTTGTGGTCCAGTCAAAATAGCTGGTACACCCGGCACCCTGACTGCCCCCGAGTACTACAA ACTCCGGTATGCTCAGGTATACAAGGCCTCAGCACTCAAGCATGGCGGGGATCTGGCACAAG ACCCGTCCTGGTCAGAGATCTTGGGGGTTCTTTCTGTAGCCACCATCAAATTTGAGATGCTCAGCACAGCCCCGCAGAGTCAG ctcctcctgGCCCTGGCCGATAGCAGCGTTTCCACGAAGGGCACCAAGAGTGGCACCTTTGTCATGTATAATTGTGCCCGCCTTGCCACACTCTTTGAGGGCTACAAGTGCAGCATGGAACAAGGTCTGTACCCCACCTTTCCACCAGTGAGCAGCCTTGACTTCTCACTGCTACATGATGAG GGTGAGTGGCTGCTGCTCTTCAATAGTGTCCTCCCCTTCCCAGACCTGCTAAACCAGACAGCAGCCCTGGCCTGCACTGCCCCAGGGCTCCACATCACTGCACGCACAGAGATG CTGTGCAAGTTCCTGGTGCAACTCAGCATGGATTTCAGCTCATACTATAACCGTGTACATGTTCTAGGGGTGAGTGCACAGCAAGAGAGGGGGGTGTGTGGGAGGTGCAGGGTGAAGGCAGGGAAAGCAGAGGTTGAGATCAGTGGGCCCGTTCTCCTCCAGGAGCCTCGACCACACCTCTTTGGTCAGATGTTTGCCCGCCTGCAGCTTCTACGGGCTGTGCGTGAGGTGCTCCATGCTGGCCTGGCCATGCTGGGCCTCCCTCCGCTGAGCTACCTCTGA
- the WDR6 gene encoding WD repeat-containing protein 6: MDALEDYVWPRATSELILLPVTGLECVGDRLLAGEGPDMLVYSLDFGGHLRMMKRVQNLLGHYLIHGFRVRPEPSGDLDSEAMVAVFGSKGLQIVKVSWGQGRFRELWRSGLWNMSDWIWDVRWLEGNVALALGHNSVVLYDPVVGSILQEVPCMDRCTLSSACLIGETWKELTMVAGAVSNQLLVWYPAAGSTDKPVAPDRQVSGHVGVIFSMSYLESKGMLATASEDRSVHIWKVGDLRVPGGRVQNIGHCFGHTARVWQVKLLENYLISAGEDCVCLVWSHECEILQAFRGHQGRGIRAIAAHEQQAWVITGGDDSGIRLWHLVGRGYPGSGVSALCFKSRSRAGTLKAVTLAGSWRLLAVTDKGALYLYDLEVKCWEQLLEDKRFQSYCLLEAAPGPEGFGLCAMANGEGRVKVVPINTPAAAVDQTLFQGKVYSLSWALRGYEELLLLASGPGGVVACLEISAAASGKAIFVNERCRYLLPPSKQRWHTCSAFLPPGDFLVCGDRRGSVLLFPSRPGLLKAPVVGGKAGVGASGAGGGNGEGGNASAGWGPVSTLPSLHGKQGVTSVTCHGGYVYTTGRDGAYYQLFVRGGQLQPILRQKSCRGMNWLAGLRMVADGSLVILGFHANEFVVWSPRSHEKLHIVNCGGGHRSWAFSDTEAAVAFAYLKDGDVMLYRALGGCTRPHVILREGLHGREITCVKRVGTITLGPEFGVQPDNLEPGSKGPGLTDIVITCSEDTTVCVLALPTATGSAHALTAVCNHISSVRAVAVWGVGTPGGPEDPWPGLTAYVVSAGGRAEMHCFSIMVTPDPSTPSRLACHVMHLSSHRLDEYWDRQRNRHRMVKVDPEIRYMSLAVCEFDQPGLGPLVAAACSDGAVRLFLLQDSGRRMQLFAETFHHKRCVLRVHSFTHESSNQRRRLLLCSAATDGSLAFWDLTTVLDHGSSTLEASADPGLPYRLGNPCLTLQAHSCGVNSLHTLPTHEGPHLVASGSEDGSLHVFVLAVEVAELEEAAGEAELGPQLHVLEEYSVPCAHAAHVTGLKILSPSLMVSASIDQRLTFWRLGHGEPTFMNSAVYHVPDVADMDCWPVSPEFGHRCALGGQGLEVYNWYD; the protein is encoded by the exons GTGAAGGGCCAGACATGCTGGTGTACAGCTTGGACTTTGGTGGACATCTGCGGATGATGAAGCGAGTACAGAACCTGCTTGGCCACTATCTTATCCATGGGTTCCGGGTGCGGCCAGAGCCCAGTGGGGACCTTGACTCAGAGGCCATGGTGGCTGTATTTGGGAGCAAGGGGCTCCAAATCGTTAAAGTTAGCTGGGGGCAAGGCCGTTTTCGGGAGCTTTGGCGCTCTGGCCTGTGGAACATGTCTGACTGGATCTGGGATGTACGCTGGCTGGAGGGGAATGTGGCCTTGGCCCTTGGCCACAATTCAGTAGTGCTTTATGACCCCGTGGTAGGGAGCATTCTACAGGAGGTGCCTTGCATGGACAGGTGCACCCTGTCCTCAGCTTGCCTGATTGGAGAAACCTGGAAAGAGCTGACCATGGTGGCAGGTGCCGTTTCCAACCAGCTCCTAGTCTGGTATCCAGCAGCTGGTTCAACAGACAAGCCTGTGGCACCCGACCGGCAGGTCAGTGGGCATGTGGGTGTCATCTTCAGCATGTCTTACCTAGAAAGCAAGGGCATGCTGGCCACAGCTTCAGAAGACAGAAGTGTCCACATCTGGAAAGTGGGTGACCTGCGGGTACCTGGGGGTCGGGTGCAGAATATTGGGCACTGCTTTGGGCACACTGCCCGTGTATGGCAGGTCAAGCTCCTAGAGAATTACCTTATCAGTGCAGGAGAGGACTGTGTCTGCCTGGTATGGAGCCATGAATGTGAGATCCTCCAGGCCTTTCGAGGCCACCAGGGCCGTGGGATCCGGGCCATAGCTGCCCATGAGCAGCAGGCCTGGGTGATCACTGGTGGTGATGACTCAGGCATCCGGCTGTGGCATCTGGTAGGACGTGGGTACCCAGGCTCGGGAgtctcagctctctgcttcaAGTCTCGTAGCAGGGCAGGTACTCTCAAGGCTGTGACGTTGGCTGGCTCTTGGCGACTGTTAGCAGTGACTGACAAAGGGGCCCTGTATCTCTATGACCTCGAGGTCAAGTGCTGGGAACAGCTGCTGGAAGACAAACGCTTCCAGTCCTATTGCCTGCTGGAGGCAGCCCCTGGTCCTGAGGGCTTCGGTCTGTGTGCCATGGCCAATGGGGAGGGTCGTGTCAAGGTCGTCCCCATCAACACTCCAGCTGCTGCCGTGGACCAGACCCTGTTCCAAGGAAAAGTGTACAGCCTGAGCTGGGCCCTGCGTGGCTATGAGGAGCTCCTGTTGCTGGCATCAGGTCCTGGTGGAGTGGTGGCTTGCTTGGAGATCTCAGCTGCAGCCTCTGGCAAGGCCATCTTTGTCAATGAACGCTGCCGCTACCTGCTACCACCGAGCAAGCAGAGGTGGCACACATGTAGCGCCTTCCTGCCCCCGGGTGACTTCCTGGTGTGTGGGGACCGTCGAGGCTCTGTGCTGCTGTTCCCCTCCAGACCAGGTCTACTCAAGGCCCCTGTGGTCGGAGGCAAGGCTGGGGTTGGGGCATCTGGAGCTGGTGGTGGCAATGGTGAGGGTGGAAATGCATCAGCTGGGTGGGGTCCTGTGTCCACCCTCCCTTCTCTGCATGGGAAGCAGGGTGTAACCTCAGTCACCTGCCACGGTGGCTATGTGTATACCACAGGGCGTGATGGGGCCTACTACCAGCTCTTTGTGCGAGGCGGCCAGCTCCAGCCAATTCTACGACAGAAGTCCTGTCGAGGCATGAATTGGCTGGCTGGGCTCCGCATGGTGGCCGATGGGAGCTTGGTCATCCTAGGATTCCATGCCAATGAATTTGTGGTATGGAGCCCCCGGTCACATGAGAAGCTGCACATTGTCAACTGTGGTGGAGGGCACCGCTCCTGGGCCTTCTCTGATACCGAGGCAGCTGTGGCCTTCGCCTACCTCAAAGATGGGGATGTCATGCTGTACCGGGCCCTGGGTGGCTGCACCCGGCCACATGTGATTCTCCGGGAGGGTCTGCATGGCCGTGAGATAACCTGTGTAAAGCGTGTGGGCACCATCACCCTGGGGCCTGAATTTGGGGTACAGCCTGACAACCTGGAGCCTGGCAGCAAGGGACCCGGCCTGACTGACATTGTCATCACATGTAGTGAGGACACTACTGTTTGTGTCCTGGCACTTCCTACAGCCACAGGCTCAGCCCATGCCCTCACAGCTGTCTGCAACCATATCTCCTCGGTACGCGCTGTGGCTGTCTGGGGCGTTGGTACCCCAGGTGGCCCTGAGGATCCTTGGCCAGGTCTGACTGCCTATGTGGTGTCTGCGGGTGGCCGGGCTGAGATGCACTGCTTCAGCATCATGGTCACCCCAGACCCTAGCACCCCGAGCCGTCTTGCCTGCCATGTCATGCACCTTTCTTCACACCGGCTAGATGAGTACTGGGACCGGCAGCGCAATCGGCACCGGATGGTCAAGGTGGACCCAGAAATCAG GTACATGTCCCTTGCTGTCTGCGAGTTTGACCAGCCTGGTCTTGGCCCCCTTGTGGCTGCAGCCTGTAGTGATGGGGCCGTGAG GCTTTTTCTCTTGCAGGACTCTGGGCGGCGGATGCAACTCTTTGCTGAAACCTTCCACCACAAGCGTTGTGTCCTCAGGGTCCACTCCTTTACACACGAGTCATCCAACCAGCGGCG GAGGCTGCTCCTGTGCAGTGCAGCCACCGATGGCAGCCTGGCCTTCTGGGACCTCACTACTGTGCTAGACCATGGCTCCAGTACCCTGGAGGCGTCAGCAGACCCTGGCCTTCCCTACC GGCTGGGCAACCCCTGTCTGACACTCCAGGCCCACAGCTGTGGTGTCAACAGCCTGCACACCTTGCCCACTCATGAGGGCCCCCATCTCGTGGCCAGTGGCAGTGAGGATGGCTCCCTCCATGTCTTTGTGCTTGCGGTggaggtggcagagctggaagaGGCTGCAGGGGAAGCTGAGCTGGGGCCCCAGCTGCATGTCCTAGAGGAATACTCTGTCCCTTGTGCACATGCTGCCCATGTGACAGGCCTCAAGATCCTGAGCCCAAGCCTCATGGTCTCAGCATCCATTGACCAGCGGCTGACCTTCTGGCGTCTGGGGCATGGTGAGCCCACTTTCATGAACAGTGCTGTGTACCATGTGCCAGACGTGGCTGACATGGACTGCTGGCCTGTGAGCCCTGAGTTTGGTCACCGTTGTGCTCTTGGGGGTCAGGGACTTGAGGTTTACAACTGGTACGACTGA
- the DALRD3 gene encoding DALR anticodon-binding domain-containing protein 3 isoform X2: MATGHVGVGETLGALNAALGPGGPVWFKETRVRHLRARDFLAPRRALQARFGKGQVPEDVVRAIAGLQGPGVAPVLRCAPTPAGLALQLRRPAVFEQVLGAVAAYATPPAATSPGLRVVLHCAALRGAPCALRLSQLRAVLVADYLARVLRARGINVCLVPAVRDPCMQTFLQQLRVDWPAASESASERAATEALRSRALAELPFIQNVGTVTPGILGRVCLKDLVEEQGRAAGYDPNLDNCLVTDDLLSVLVELQEAVQHWPMDSTPGLAGAPGADEDSCMIVHVVSCEEEFQQQKLDLLWWKLDERVPLRQKHLVCGPVKIAGTPGTLTAPEYYKLRYAQVYKASALKHGGDLAQDPSWSEILGVLSVATIKFEMLSTAPQSQLLLALADSSVSTKGTKSGTFVMYNCARLATLFEGYKCSMEQGLYPTFPPVSSLDFSLLHDEGEWLLLFNSVLPFPDLLNQTAALACTAPGLHITARTEMLCKFLVQLSMDFSSYYNRVHVLGEPRPHLFGQMFARLQLLRAVREVLHAGLAMLGLPPLSYL; encoded by the exons ATGGCGACAGGGCACGTAGGGGTCGGGGAGACACTGGGGGCCCTGAATGCTGCTCTGGGACCTGGTGGTCCTGTGTGGTTCAAGGAGACGCGCGTACGACACCTGCGCGCCCGAGACTTCCTGGCTCCGCGGAGAGCGCTGCAGGCGCGCTTCGGGAAGGGGCAG GTTCCCGAGGACGTGGTCCGTGCCATCGCCGGCCTGCAGGGCCCCGGCGTAGCCCCGGTGCTGCGCTGCGCTCCAACCCCCGCTGGCCTTGCGCTCCAGCTACGGCGGCCAGCTGTCTTTGAGCAAGTTCTAGGCGCTGTGGCCGCCTACGCTACGCCCCCTGCGGCGACCTCACCGGGTCTGCGAGTGGTCCTGCACTGCGCTGCGCTACGCGGTGCTCCTTGCGCTCTCCGCCTGAGCCAGCTGCGTGCGGTGCTCGTGGCTGATTACTTGGCACGAGTTCTGCGCGCTCGCGG GATTAATGTGTGCCTAGTGCCCGCTGTGCGAGATCCGTGCATGCAGACCTTCCTGCAACAACTCCGGGTAGACTGGCCGGCTGCCTCGGAGAGCGCGTCGGAAAGAGCAGCCACGGAAGCCCTGAGAAGCCGTGCACTTGCAGAGCTTCCTTTTATCCAAAACGTGGGGACTGTGACTCCTGGCATTCTGGGCAGAGTGTGTCTAAAGGACCTGGTGGAAGAGCAGGGGCGTGCAGCTGGCTATGACCCCAACCTGGACAACTGTTTGG TTACTGATGATCTGCTCTCGGTGCTGGTTGAGCTGCAGGAGGCTGTGCAGCATTGGCCTATGGACAGCACTCCAGGCCTG GCTGGGGCCCCAGGTGCTGATGAAGACAGCTGCATGATTGTACACGTGGTGAGCTGCGAGGAGGAGTTCCAGCAACAAAAGTTGGACCTGCTTTGGTGGAAGTTGGATGAACGGGTTCCTCTCAGACAG AAACATCTGGTTTGTGGTCCAGTCAAAATAGCTGGTACACCCGGCACCCTGACTGCCCCCGAGTACTACAA ACTCCGGTATGCTCAGGTATACAAGGCCTCAGCACTCAAGCATGGCGGGGATCTGGCACAAG ACCCGTCCTGGTCAGAGATCTTGGGGGTTCTTTCTGTAGCCACCATCAAATTTGAGATGCTCAGCACAGCCCCGCAGAGTCAG ctcctcctgGCCCTGGCCGATAGCAGCGTTTCCACGAAGGGCACCAAGAGTGGCACCTTTGTCATGTATAATTGTGCCCGCCTTGCCACACTCTTTGAGGGCTACAAGTGCAGCATGGAACAAGGTCTGTACCCCACCTTTCCACCAGTGAGCAGCCTTGACTTCTCACTGCTACATGATGAG GGTGAGTGGCTGCTGCTCTTCAATAGTGTCCTCCCCTTCCCAGACCTGCTAAACCAGACAGCAGCCCTGGCCTGCACTGCCCCAGGGCTCCACATCACTGCACGCACAGAGATG CTGTGCAAGTTCCTGGTGCAACTCAGCATGGATTTCAGCTCATACTATAACCGTGTACATGTTCTAGGG GAGCCTCGACCACACCTCTTTGGTCAGATGTTTGCCCGCCTGCAGCTTCTACGGGCTGTGCGTGAGGTGCTCCATGCTGGCCTGGCCATGCTGGGCCTCCCTCCGCTGAGCTACCTCTGA